Below is a genomic region from Persicimonas caeni.
ATCTTGCAGGGCACCTACGAGACGTTCGCCGCCGCCGGCAAAAAGCACTTCGACAGTGACCTGTCGGGCAAATTCGTGCTCACCGCCGGTCTGGGCGGCATGGGCGGGGCGCAGCCGTTGGCGGCGACCTTCAACGGCGCGGCTTTCCTGGGTGTGGAGGTCGACAAGCACCGCATCGAGCGGCGCATCGAAACCGGCTACTGCGACAAGTGGACCGACGACCTCGACGAGGCGCTCGCCTGGATCATGGACGCGAAGGAGAAAGGCGAAGCGCTGAGCGTCGCGCTCCTGGGTAACGCCGCCGAGGTCCACCCCGAGCTGCTCGAGCGCGGCGTGATTCCCGACATCGTCACCGACCAGACCGCCGCGCACGACCCGCTCAACGGCTACGTGCCCGCCGGCTACACCGTCGAAGAGGCCGACGCCTACCGCGAGAGCGATCCGTCGGGCTATCTCGAAGAGGCCGTCGAGAGCATCACGCGCCATGTCGAGGCGATGGTCGGCTTCAAAGATGAGGGCGCGATCGTCTTCGACTACGGCAACAATATCCGCCAGGTCGCCCTCGACAACGGCTTCGAGCGCGCCTTCGAGTTCCCCGGCTTCGTGCCCGCCTACATCCGCCCGCTCTTCTGTGAGGGCCAGGGGCCGTTCCGCTGGGCGGCGCTGTCGGGCGACCCGCAAGATATCTACAAGACCGACGAGGCCATCCGCGAGCTCTTCCCCGAAAAAGAGCACCTGATGCGCTGGATTGACATGGCCCAAGAGAAGGTCCACTTCCAGGGCTTGCCGTCGCGCATCTGCTGGCTCGGCTACGGCGAGCGGGTCAAAGCCGGCCTGAAGTTCAACGAGATGGTCAAGAATGGCGAGCTGAGCGCACCGGTGGTCATCGGCCGCGACCACCTCGACTGCGGAAGCGTCGCCAGCCCCAACCGTGAGACCGAGTCCATGAAGGACGGCACCGACGCGGTCGCCGACTGGCCGATCCTCAACGCCATGCTCAACGCCATCGGCGGGGCGAGCTGGGTCAGCTTCCACCACGGCGGCGGCGTGGGCATGGGCTACAGCCTGCACGCCGGCCAGGTCATCGTGGCCGACGGCACCGATGCGGCGGCCGCGCGCCTCGAGCGCGTGCTGACGACCGATCCCGGCATGGGCGTCATCCGCCACGCGGATGCGGGGTATGAGAAGGCGATCGATTGCGCGAAGGAGCATGGGGTGCGGGTTCCGCATCTTGATGATTGAGGCGCCTCGGTTTTCGAAGGCCTGCTATTCGAGGCGAGGGCGAATGACGCCCTCGATAAACTACAATTTGAGGGTCGTTTCGATGCGGCTTATGTGATCGTTGGCACGACCCCCAAATTGTAGTTTGCGCCGAATTTCAGGCGCCTAAAATAGCAGGCGCCACTCATCTGCAAGGCGAACGAACGGAACGACACACACCAATGAACAACACATTCACCATCCACGCCCGCCAACTCCTCACCATGCCCGAGGAGTCCGACGCACTGCGCGACTACGACCCGCAGGCCGATCTCCACGCGCGTGACCGCGAGATCGTCGGCGCCATCGACGACGCCGGCGTCTTCGTCAATGACGGCCAGATCGAATGGTTCGGCCCGTACGAAGAGCGCACCGAAGAGGCCAAGCAGGCCCCGCAGATTCGGGCCGAGCTGGTCACCCCGGGCTGGGTCGACTGTCACACCCACGCCGTGTTCGCCGGCGAGCGCGCCGACGAATTCGTGTTGCGCAACGCCGGGCGGCCCTACGTCGAGATTTTGGAGGAGGGTGGCGGCATCCTCAATTCGGTCGACGCGCTTCGGCGTGCATCGACCAAGGAGCTCGCCGACGCGCTGCTCGAGCGCGTCTTCGACTCGGTGCGAGCGGGCGTGACCACCCTGGAGGTCAAGACCGGCTACGGGTTGACGACCTCCGACGAGCTCAAGTCGCTCAAGGCGATTCAGATGGTCGCCGACCAGGAGGTGCCTTGCGAGCTGGTCCCCTGCTTTTTGGGGGCGCACGCCATCCCGCGTGAGTACCGCGACCGCCGAGACGAGTATGTCGACCTGGTCTGTGAGGAGATGATCCCGAAGGTCGCCGAGCAGAACTTGGCGCAGTATTGCGACGTCTTCTGCGACCGCGGCGCGTTCACCGTCGACGAGGCGCGCCGCATCCTGACGACCGGCCAAGACCACGGGCTCATCGCCCGCATCCACGCCGACGAACTCACCGACGCCGGCGCTGCGCGCTTGGCCGCCGAAGTAGGCGCCGCCAGCGCCGACCACCTCGAGTACACCTCTGACGACGCCATCGCCGCGATGGCCGACGCGGGCGTGGTGGGCGTGTTGATGCCCGCGGTCAACTTGTTCTTGGGCACCACCGACCACCTCGCCCCGGCCAGGAAGCTCTTGCAGGCCGGCTGTGAGGTCGCCGTGGCGACCGACTTCAACCCGGGAAGCGCCATGACGCAGGACTTAGGCCTGATGCTCACGCTCGCCTGCACGCTCTACAAGATGACCCCGGGAGAGGCGCTGCGCGCGGTGACCATCGGCGCGGCCAAGGCGCTTCGGCGCGACGATATCGGCCGCATTCGCACGGGCGTGACGGCCAACCTGACGATGCTCAGCGTCCCCTCGATGACCTACGTTCCGTATCACTTCGGCACCAGTCATGTGAGCG
It encodes:
- the hutU gene encoding urocanate hydratase, with the translated sequence MNDRLPIRAPRGTELRCKGWIQEAALRMLMNNLDPEVAEAPERLVVYGGTGKAARNWECYDRIVRELERLEDDETLLVQSGKAVGVFKTHKDAPRVLIANSNLVGKWANWDHFNELEKQGLMMYGQMTAGSWIYIGTQGILQGTYETFAAAGKKHFDSDLSGKFVLTAGLGGMGGAQPLAATFNGAAFLGVEVDKHRIERRIETGYCDKWTDDLDEALAWIMDAKEKGEALSVALLGNAAEVHPELLERGVIPDIVTDQTAAHDPLNGYVPAGYTVEEADAYRESDPSGYLEEAVESITRHVEAMVGFKDEGAIVFDYGNNIRQVALDNGFERAFEFPGFVPAYIRPLFCEGQGPFRWAALSGDPQDIYKTDEAIRELFPEKEHLMRWIDMAQEKVHFQGLPSRICWLGYGERVKAGLKFNEMVKNGELSAPVVIGRDHLDCGSVASPNRETESMKDGTDAVADWPILNAMLNAIGGASWVSFHHGGGVGMGYSLHAGQVIVADGTDAAAARLERVLTTDPGMGVIRHADAGYEKAIDCAKEHGVRVPHLDD
- the hutI gene encoding imidazolonepropionase; amino-acid sequence: MNNTFTIHARQLLTMPEESDALRDYDPQADLHARDREIVGAIDDAGVFVNDGQIEWFGPYEERTEEAKQAPQIRAELVTPGWVDCHTHAVFAGERADEFVLRNAGRPYVEILEEGGGILNSVDALRRASTKELADALLERVFDSVRAGVTTLEVKTGYGLTTSDELKSLKAIQMVADQEVPCELVPCFLGAHAIPREYRDRRDEYVDLVCEEMIPKVAEQNLAQYCDVFCDRGAFTVDEARRILTTGQDHGLIARIHADELTDAGAARLAAEVGAASADHLEYTSDDAIAAMADAGVVGVLMPAVNLFLGTTDHLAPARKLLQAGCEVAVATDFNPGSAMTQDLGLMLTLACTLYKMTPGEALRAVTIGAAKALRRDDIGRIRTGVTANLTMLSVPSMTYVPYHFGTSHVSGVVQNGEFAYWTEQDTV